One Homo sapiens chromosome 13, GRCh38.p14 Primary Assembly genomic window carries:
- the GPR183 gene encoding G-protein coupled receptor 183: MDIQMANNFTPPSATPQGNDCDLYAHHSTARIVMPLHYSLVFIIGLVGNLLALVVIVQNRKKINSTTLYSTNLVISDILFTTALPTRIAYYAMGFDWRIGDALCRITALVFYINTYAGVNFMTCLSIDRFIAVVHPLRYNKIKRIEHAKGVCIFVWILVFAQTLPLLINPMSKQEAERITCMEYPNFEETKSLPWILLGACFIGYVLPLIIILICYSQICCKLFRTAKQNPLTEKSGVNKKALNTIILIIVVFVLCFTPYHVAIIQHMIKKLRFSNFLECSQRHSFQISLHFTVCLMNFNCCMDPFIYFFACKGYKRKVMRMLKRQVSVSISSAVKSAPEENSREMTETQMMIHSKSSNGK; encoded by the coding sequence atggatatacaaatggcaaacaattTTACTCCGCCCTCTGCAACTCCTCAGGGAAATGACTGTGACCTCTATGCACATCACAGCACGGCCAGGATAGTAATGCCTCTGCATTACAGCCTCGTCTTCATCATTGGGCTCGTGGGAAACTTACTAGCCTTGGTCGTCATTgttcaaaacaggaaaaaaatcaactctaCCACCCTCTATTCAACAAATTTGGTGATTTCTGATATACTTTTTACCACCGCTTTGCCTACACGAATAGCCTACTATGCAATGGGCTTTGACTGGAGAATCGGAGATGCCTTGTGTAGGATAACTGCGCTAGTGTTTTACATCAACACATATGCAGGTGTGAACTTTATGACCTGCCTGAGTATTGACCGCTTCATTGCTGTGGTGCACCCTCTACGCTACAACAAGATAAAAAGGATTGAACATGCAAAAGGCGTGTGCATATTTGTCTGGATTCTAGTATTTGCTCAGACACTCCCACTCCTCATCAACCCTATGTCAAAGCAGGAGGCTGAAAGGATTACATGCATGGAGTATCCAAACTTTGAAGAAACTAAATCTCTTCCCTGGATTCTGCTTGGGGCATGTTTCATAGGATATGTACTTCCACTTATAATCATTCTCATCTGCTATTCTCAGATCTGCTGCAAACTCTTCAGAACTGCCAAACAAAACCCACTCACTGAGAAATCTGGTGTAAACAAAAAGGCTCTCAACACaattattcttattattgttGTGTTTGTTCTCTGTTTCACACCTTACCATGTTGCAATTATTCAACATATGATTAAGAAGCTTCGTTTCTCTAATTTCCTGGAATGTAGCCAAAGACATTCGTTCCAGATTTCTCTGCACTTTACAGTATGCCTGATGAACTTCAATTGCTGCATGGACCCTTTTATCTACTTCTTTGCATGTAAAGGGTATAAGAGAAAGGTTATGAGGATGCTGAAACGGCAAGTCAGTGTATCGATTTCTAGTGCTGTGAAGTCAGCCCCTGAAGAAAATTCACGTGAAATGACAGAAACGCAGATGATGATACATTCCAAGTCTTCAAATGGAAAGTGA